A single window of Venturia canescens isolate UGA chromosome 3, ASM1945775v1, whole genome shotgun sequence DNA harbors:
- the LOC122407533 gene encoding uncharacterized protein — translation MPTFLNIYKILSLYSILKPPKTGNCSITKENPTLPLVTLADLQSIYHNSDTSVNISNLIKEKLQRIVQHEEWDFETVSEHDYSVPEVASCVMYCLTADLSKQICNTVKCLKCKDALLRSDANGIILPEALLSNWQQRDGLVHPNTRLYHFLVFLEKSFQSHCDSPHVFDNILDDVLNYRSLSFPCPDHAHDILYQIIKYFVTKRMQQYCTRINAEQKKNNQTSKKHSKFHTT, via the coding sequence ATGCCAacgtttttgaatatttataaaattttgtcttTGTACAGTATTCTCAAACCTCCAAAAACGGGAAATTGTTCCATTACAAAAGAAAACCCTACCCTGCCTTTGGTAACGCTTGCCGATCTTCAATCGATATACCACAATTCTGATACTTCTGTGAACAtctcaaatttaatcaaagaaaaattgcaACGTATTGTGCAGCATGAAGAATGGGACTTCGAAACTGTATCGGAGCACGATTACAGTGTGCCTGAAGTTGCCAGTTGCGTTATGTACTGCTTAACTGCTGACCTTTCAAAACAAATTTGTAACACAGTTAAGTGTCTCAAATGCAAAGACGCATTATTACGATCAGATGCCAATGGCATAATTCTCCCCGAAGCTCTATTGAGTAATTGGCAACAACGCGACGGGCTGGTCCACCCGAACACACGTTTATACCATTTTTTAGTATTTCTTGAGAAAAGCTTCCAATCTCACTGTGATTCCCCGCATGTTTTTGATAATATTCTTGACGATGTGCTTAATTATCGGAGCCTGTCATTCCCTTGTCCCGATCATGCTCATGATATTTTGtatcaaataattaaatactTCGTCACGAAAAGGATGCAACAATATTGTACGAGAATCAAcgctgaacaaaaaaaaaataaccaaaccagcaaaaaacattcaaaatttcataccacttaa